Proteins co-encoded in one Cupriavidus nantongensis genomic window:
- a CDS encoding response regulator transcription factor, which yields MRILLIEDDRQIASGVEAGLSRAGHQVRVVHDGVYATEHLLREQHDLVILDLGLPGIDGMTLLARYRARNRTTPVIILTARDELEDKLSGLNAGADDYLIKPFALPELEARVRVLLRRSQHGEAAPERDVRLGRLRLSGNDRRMFIDARPLELSPREFAVLELLLQRQGRVVSKAQLQDHLATFAHPAGEGGDTVGDTAIEVYVHRVRKKLEDSDVEIVTVRGFGYLLQIRAGQ from the coding sequence ATGCGTATCCTGCTGATCGAGGACGACCGCCAGATTGCCAGCGGCGTCGAAGCCGGCCTGTCCCGCGCCGGCCACCAGGTACGCGTCGTCCACGACGGCGTCTATGCCACCGAACACCTGCTGCGAGAGCAGCACGACCTGGTCATCCTCGACCTGGGCCTGCCCGGCATCGACGGCATGACGCTGCTGGCGCGCTACCGCGCCCGCAACCGCACCACTCCCGTCATCATCCTGACCGCGCGCGACGAGCTCGAAGACAAGCTCTCCGGCCTGAACGCGGGCGCCGACGACTACCTGATCAAACCCTTCGCCTTGCCCGAGCTGGAAGCGCGCGTGCGCGTGCTGCTGCGCCGCAGCCAGCACGGCGAGGCCGCGCCCGAGCGCGACGTGCGCCTGGGGCGGCTGCGGCTGTCCGGCAACGACCGTCGCATGTTTATCGACGCGCGCCCGCTGGAGCTGTCGCCGCGCGAGTTCGCGGTGCTCGAGCTGCTGCTGCAGCGCCAGGGCCGCGTGGTCAGCAAGGCCCAGCTGCAGGACCACCTGGCCACCTTTGCCCACCCCGCCGGCGAGGGCGGCGATACCGTCGGCGACACCGCGATCGAGGTCTACGTGCACCGCGTGCGCAAGAAGCTCGAGGACAGCGACGTAGAGATCGTCACCGTGCGCGGCTTCGGCTACCTGCTGCAGATCCGCGCCGGCCAATGA
- a CDS encoding 4a-hydroxytetrahydrobiopterin dehydratase — MTPLSPQARATLLAELPGWTTVADRDAIFKRFTFHDFNAAFGFMTRVAIQAEKADHHPEWFNVYNRVDITLSTHDANGLTQRDIDLAHFIERAADAVTN, encoded by the coding sequence ATGACCCCTCTGTCCCCGCAAGCCCGTGCCACGCTGCTCGCCGAACTGCCCGGCTGGACCACCGTCGCCGACCGCGATGCGATCTTCAAGCGCTTTACCTTCCACGACTTCAACGCCGCCTTCGGCTTCATGACGCGCGTGGCGATCCAGGCCGAGAAGGCCGACCACCACCCGGAATGGTTCAACGTCTACAACCGGGTCGACATCACGCTGTCGACGCACGATGCCAACGGCCTGACCCAGCGCGACATCGACCTGGCCCACTTTATCGAGCGCGCCGCCGACGCGGTGACCAACTGA